The Sulfurihydrogenibium sp. YO3AOP1 genome has a window encoding:
- a CDS encoding MotA/TolQ/ExbB proton channel family protein: protein MSITEIVLKLALIGGDPVLYILLIMSIINFAIIIERFITYKTIEKNLTKFEPLELKMSLEKRLGILATFGNNAPFIGLFGTVLGIIKAFHSLATSTEFGVRVVMAGISEALVATAMGLFVAIPAVIAYNYFVRKAKFLMMVYEESKK from the coding sequence ATGAGCATTACAGAAATAGTTTTAAAACTTGCCTTAATCGGTGGAGACCCTGTTCTTTATATCTTGCTTATCATGAGCATCATCAACTTTGCAATTATCATCGAGAGATTTATCACTTACAAGACGATAGAAAAAAACTTAACAAAGTTTGAACCGTTAGAGTTGAAAATGTCCTTAGAAAAAAGGCTTGGAATTTTGGCAACTTTTGGAAACAACGCACCGTTTATAGGCTTATTTGGAACAGTTTTAGGAATAATAAAAGCATTTCATAGTCTTGCAACCTCAACAGAGTTTGGAGTGAGAGTTGTAATGGCTGGAATATCAGAAGCATTGGTAGCAACCGCGATGGGTCTTTTTGTAGCAATTCCGGCTGTTATAGCTTATAACTACTTTGTAAGAAAGGCAAAATTTTTAATGATGGTCTACGAAGAGTCTAAAAAGTAG
- a CDS encoding 4Fe-4S binding protein, producing MQEVKVELKDFRKEGRNIFDIPVAGNLLRNINFLNGVRLFLLFLVIYAIVYGFINPTKENLFTTGLFWGLFWPFFMIITLPTVGRFFCTICPHGFLGRFFTKIGLNKNLPVKLKNPLIGLFVLILVYWFVVYTFPSVYNNPLPTALLFLAFTILAITVSFVFRNGVYCKYFCPIGSICTSFNRVGFTWLSTNHEDCLKCKKPDCAIACPYKFNPSKFDSKNSMEECILCMECANACSSVRWEIRKWGHSLYEKISKPHSFEVWTYILIIGVITITMKFHHGLSRTGLADSLPWTIIGKYLDSIFQFPKGVDIVGFVALLMGIGSALLFSTVGFYIASKILNTDYTNLFNNIGYAFAPIMIVGGLSHALSFFFFDYYPHFVNGISQAFFLNITVEPLASRSDPWLRFFTIFNYIAGFWSLYLIYRRMSLFGFNLHPRFKIAFLFASALPIFYILLSVFQQYAFMAYPPTHHHHHH from the coding sequence ATGCAAGAGGTAAAAGTTGAATTAAAAGATTTTAGAAAAGAGGGAAGGAATATTTTTGACATTCCTGTTGCTGGCAATCTATTAAGAAATATTAACTTTTTAAACGGTGTTAGGTTGTTTTTACTTTTTTTAGTCATCTATGCAATCGTTTATGGCTTTATTAATCCTACCAAAGAAAACTTATTTACAACCGGTCTTTTTTGGGGTCTATTTTGGCCATTTTTCATGATTATCACACTTCCAACCGTTGGAAGATTCTTTTGCACCATTTGTCCTCATGGGTTTTTAGGTAGATTCTTTACTAAGATAGGATTAAACAAAAACCTTCCGGTTAAACTGAAAAATCCTCTAATCGGTCTATTTGTACTGATTTTGGTTTATTGGTTTGTAGTATATACATTCCCATCTGTTTACAATAACCCACTTCCAACAGCTTTACTTTTCTTAGCCTTTACGATCTTAGCTATTACTGTATCGTTTGTATTTAGAAATGGTGTTTATTGTAAATATTTTTGTCCAATAGGCTCTATTTGTACATCTTTTAATAGAGTTGGCTTTACATGGCTCTCTACCAACCATGAAGACTGCTTAAAGTGTAAAAAGCCTGATTGTGCGATAGCTTGTCCGTATAAATTTAACCCATCTAAGTTTGACAGCAAAAACTCAATGGAAGAATGTATTCTCTGCATGGAATGTGCAAACGCTTGCAGCTCAGTAAGATGGGAGATTAGAAAATGGGGTCATTCTCTGTATGAAAAAATATCAAAACCTCATAGCTTTGAAGTTTGGACTTACATATTAATAATCGGCGTGATAACAATTACCATGAAGTTTCATCATGGCTTGTCAAGAACAGGACTTGCTGACTCTTTACCTTGGACAATAATCGGTAAATATTTAGACAGTATCTTTCAATTCCCAAAAGGCGTTGATATAGTTGGTTTTGTTGCTCTGTTGATGGGTATCGGGTCGGCTTTGCTCTTTAGTACAGTTGGATTTTATATAGCATCAAAAATTTTAAACACCGATTATACAAACTTATTTAACAACATAGGTTATGCTTTTGCTCCAATCATGATTGTTGGGGGATTGTCTCATGCGCTCTCATTTTTCTTCTTTGATTACTATCCACACTTTGTAAATGGAATATCCCAAGCGTTTTTCTTAAATATAACCGTAGAACCTCTTGCTTCAAGGTCAGACCCATGGCTTAGGTTCTTTACAATCTTTAACTACATAGCTGGCTTTTGGAGTTTATACTTGATTTATAGAAGAATGTCTTTGTTTGGTTTTAATCTGCATCCAAGGTTCAAGATAGCATTCCTATTTGCTTCCGCACTTCCTATATTTTATATTCTGCTAAGTGTATTTCAGCAGTACGCATTTATGGCTTATCCGCCAACTCACCATCACCATCACCATTGA
- a CDS encoding energy transducer TonB: MNFKKERLLVISLALSLLIHALLFSSFFLLKPKPKEEKEKIITVSLDEDFKKEFKPPVEEKKMIQKNEALPQTKSLPKVEEKKIVQQKETLPPPQPAPKPQPEKPKPIVKPESETPKQEAQKPQEKQNTQQPIKQNPPQTQPTQQTQPTTAQTQKTEPTPIDLSKGRPDQFKQPEKKEEDIDGYLKELIRYLNQQARERDLYPPIAKRLKIEGQVIVRVTINEDGTIDENSIKIVESSGYNVLDRGAIEILKKLQPYKKPPKRITVEIPIVFQIIYM; the protein is encoded by the coding sequence ATGAACTTTAAGAAAGAAAGACTTTTAGTTATATCCTTAGCATTATCTTTATTAATCCATGCGCTGCTTTTTAGCTCATTTTTTCTGCTTAAACCAAAGCCAAAAGAAGAAAAAGAAAAAATAATCACAGTGAGTCTTGATGAAGACTTTAAAAAAGAGTTTAAACCACCGGTAGAAGAAAAAAAGATGATACAGAAAAATGAAGCATTACCGCAAACTAAATCCTTACCAAAGGTAGAAGAAAAAAAGATAGTGCAGCAAAAAGAAACATTACCACCACCGCAACCTGCACCAAAGCCACAGCCGGAAAAACCTAAACCTATCGTCAAACCAGAATCAGAAACGCCAAAACAAGAAGCTCAAAAACCGCAAGAAAAACAAAACACTCAACAACCTATAAAACAAAATCCACCACAAACTCAACCAACTCAACAAACACAACCTACCACAGCACAGACACAAAAAACAGAACCAACGCCGATAGACTTATCAAAAGGAAGACCAGACCAATTTAAACAACCGGAAAAAAAGGAAGAAGATATAGACGGCTACCTTAAAGAATTGATAAGATATCTAAATCAGCAGGCAAGAGAGAGAGATTTATATCCACCAATTGCTAAAAGATTAAAAATAGAAGGTCAAGTAATTGTAAGGGTAACTATAAATGAAGATGGAACAATAGACGAAAACTCTATAAAAATAGTAGAATCAAGCGGATATAACGTTCTTGACAGAGGAGCCATTGAGATTTTAAAGAAATTACAACCATACAAAAAACCGCCAAAGAGAATAACAGTAGAAATCCCGATAGTATTTCAGATTATTTATATGTAG
- a CDS encoding TonB-dependent receptor, which translates to MRKSLFVAGILSLSFLAQAEEVLKLDKVQFTATKSEREEKETPASTATITKEELKFERGFNLSESLSEVSGVNAETKNGGYDVRLIIRGGGLNAPYGIRQINILLDGVPITDPDGMTRLDFVNPQLIDQIEIVKGPNSTLYGANAIGGVVNFITKPVWTVQGLKLKTGFGNYNTQLYNLLYGNNYKGKLFYYVDITRRSTDSWREWNEFKSTQASFKIGYLFDDKSSIETYFNYSKADLQLPNSLTKQQFDTDPSKQYKENVWIHSGRYSEIYFFNTKYQNQLTDSFTIKPIFYIQKWSHYHPVTGFINDGGAKVFGTDFITELKHSLFGINSTLISGFQIQHDKYDADKYTYGYVMCSTGPCNPRPNIDVIKYTLSDQKGRLAETDHNKILKYGFYAQETLIPTKNLLIDIGLRWDAVKFDLNQQNYIDYNYSLTNARYIISNSNTQINRTFRFISPKIGFSYAVAPITNIYASFSAGFQTPQWSQLTYNPNLKNTKAYQYEIGTKTVKSDEYSFNTAFFFIDSRDEITQVLDGSRTSFANAGKVNKKGVEIDGRFKVYDGLYIGGSYTYSDFIYKEYIEVKRVGSSFRAYDRSNNRLEYIPKHKYTLYVYYFHPSGFKAKIDTNTWGQYYTNAANTGKYKGYEFLTNLFLGYEKKNLELGFSVYNLTDKKYAVEVKEDSSTPYVPGAPRTYFVYGSYKF; encoded by the coding sequence GTGAGGAAATCACTTTTTGTCGCTGGAATTTTATCATTAAGTTTCTTAGCTCAAGCTGAGGAGGTTTTAAAACTTGATAAAGTCCAGTTTACAGCTACAAAGTCAGAAAGAGAAGAAAAGGAAACGCCGGCATCTACGGCTACGATTACAAAAGAAGAGTTAAAATTTGAAAGAGGATTTAATCTATCAGAAAGTTTAAGTGAAGTCTCTGGCGTTAATGCTGAAACAAAAAACGGTGGTTATGATGTTAGATTAATCATCAGGGGAGGGGGATTAAACGCTCCTTATGGTATAAGACAGATTAACATTTTATTGGACGGCGTTCCGATTACTGACCCAGACGGTATGACAAGGCTTGATTTTGTAAATCCACAACTTATTGACCAAATAGAAATAGTAAAGGGTCCAAACTCAACTTTATATGGTGCTAACGCAATTGGTGGTGTTGTAAACTTTATTACTAAACCAGTATGGACTGTCCAAGGTTTAAAGCTTAAGACTGGTTTCGGAAATTATAACACACAGCTTTACAACTTACTGTATGGGAATAATTACAAAGGAAAATTATTCTACTACGTTGACATCACAAGAAGGTCAACAGACTCATGGCGGGAATGGAACGAGTTTAAATCTACGCAAGCATCTTTTAAAATTGGATATCTCTTTGATGATAAATCTTCCATAGAAACATACTTTAACTACTCAAAAGCAGATTTACAACTTCCTAACAGTTTAACTAAACAACAATTTGATACAGACCCATCTAAGCAATATAAAGAAAATGTATGGATACATAGTGGAAGATACAGCGAGATTTATTTCTTTAATACGAAATATCAAAATCAGTTAACAGATAGCTTTACAATTAAACCAATATTTTACATTCAAAAGTGGAGTCATTACCACCCTGTAACAGGCTTCATAAACGATGGTGGTGCTAAGGTTTTTGGTACCGATTTTATAACAGAGCTTAAACATTCATTGTTTGGCATCAACTCAACGTTAATCTCTGGCTTTCAAATTCAACATGACAAATATGATGCAGATAAATATACTTATGGATATGTTATGTGTTCAACCGGACCATGTAATCCAAGACCAAATATAGATGTCATAAAATACACACTTTCCGACCAAAAAGGAAGATTAGCAGAAACAGATCATAACAAAATTCTTAAATACGGATTTTACGCCCAAGAAACGCTTATACCCACAAAAAATCTCCTAATCGACATTGGACTTAGATGGGATGCTGTTAAATTTGACCTAAATCAACAAAACTATATTGATTATAACTACTCACTAACAAATGCAAGATATATAATCTCTAACAGTAATACACAAATTAACAGAACGTTTAGATTTATAAGCCCAAAGATAGGGTTTAGCTATGCGGTAGCACCTATAACGAATATTTATGCATCTTTTAGTGCAGGATTCCAGACACCACAGTGGAGTCAGCTAACCTATAATCCAAATTTAAAAAATACAAAAGCTTACCAGTATGAGATTGGAACAAAGACAGTTAAGTCAGACGAATACAGTTTTAACACAGCGTTCTTCTTCATAGACTCGAGGGACGAGATAACACAAGTGTTAGATGGGTCAAGGACGTCTTTTGCAAATGCTGGTAAAGTTAATAAAAAAGGCGTTGAAATAGACGGAAGGTTTAAAGTATACGATGGTTTGTATATAGGCGGGTCCTATACATATAGCGATTTTATTTATAAAGAATATATAGAAGTTAAAAGGGTTGGTTCAAGCTTTCGTGCATATGATAGAAGCAATAATAGATTGGAGTATATTCCAAAGCATAAATACACGTTGTATGTTTATTACTTCCATCCATCTGGATTTAAGGCAAAGATAGACACTAACACTTGGGGTCAGTACTACACAAATGCAGCAAATACAGGAAAATACAAAGGTTATGAGTTTTTGACAAATCTGTTTTTAGGCTATGAAAAGAAAAATTTAGAGCTTGGTTTTAGTGTTTACAACTTGACAGATAAAAAATATGCAGTTGAAGTTAAAGAAGATTCATCTACTCCATATGTTCCTGGTGCCCCAAGAACTTATTTTGTCTATGGTAGTTATAAATTCTAA
- a CDS encoding biopolymer transporter ExbD, which yields MKLIDENEKEISEINMIPLVDIVLVILIIFMATATFMVEGKIPLDLPKAKTGEPAKSTQKRIEITIKKDGIYFEGQKVSPEELKQKLQAVKTDENQVVALRSEKDVIFQDVVTVIDVCRQVGLEKYIIETKKE from the coding sequence ATGAAACTTATTGACGAAAATGAAAAAGAAATATCTGAAATAAACATGATTCCTTTGGTAGATATAGTCTTAGTTATCTTAATCATTTTTATGGCAACTGCTACGTTTATGGTAGAAGGAAAAATTCCCCTTGACCTTCCAAAGGCAAAAACAGGAGAACCTGCAAAATCTACACAAAAAAGAATAGAAATAACAATCAAAAAAGATGGTATATATTTTGAAGGGCAAAAAGTAAGTCCAGAAGAGCTTAAACAAAAACTCCAAGCAGTAAAAACAGATGAAAATCAAGTAGTCGCTTTAAGGTCAGAAAAAGATGTAATTTTTCAAGATGTTGTAACAGTTATAGATGTTTGTAGACAGGTAGGATTAGAAAAGTACATAATAGAGACAAAAAAAGAATAG
- the dnaX gene encoding DNA polymerase III subunit gamma/tau yields MAYEAFSRKYRPKSFQEVIGQEHVVKTLKNAVKLDRVSHAYIFSGPRGVGKTTIARILSKVLNCKNPVDYESCNQCENCIEIDKGSFPDMYEIDAASNRGIDDIRMIRDNVGYQPIKGKYKVYIIDEAHMLTKEAFNALLKTLEEPPPRNIFILATTELYKIPETIKSRCQTFIFKPPTKEQIKNYLLRILNNEKIPYEEDAVELLAQELEGGMRDSASLLDQAVTYAEGKLTRKDVEEILGIVPYSYVQKFLRNIKDLKVDENIKLIDTLEDEGYDINVFWKQLLEAIHKTLIDLALDKEDEIFSKEDLKSLIYLKTIFTKTYSEARTFFDPKQIYHLTILKTLYLDSIKRIEQLFAEGVQVVPKKEPEVLKQEIKPQEKQETKQQEEIKPKEEQKQDLNKIISQIIKNEKVIAVIIKNAEIKEDENAVYIKVKSKSEEDILRDNMSILTKYFSKEIFISSPEEKKSKVKESKKDEAVEKVLELFPGSKIITYKKEDDNV; encoded by the coding sequence TTGGCTTACGAAGCTTTTTCAAGAAAATATAGACCAAAATCTTTTCAAGAAGTGATAGGTCAGGAGCATGTTGTTAAGACTTTAAAAAATGCTGTAAAGCTTGATAGAGTATCACATGCTTACATCTTTTCTGGACCAAGAGGCGTTGGAAAAACAACCATAGCAAGAATCCTTTCAAAAGTCTTAAACTGTAAAAATCCGGTAGATTATGAATCTTGCAATCAGTGTGAAAACTGTATTGAAATAGATAAAGGCTCTTTTCCGGACATGTATGAAATTGACGCAGCATCTAACAGAGGTATAGATGATATAAGAATGATTCGTGATAACGTTGGATACCAGCCAATAAAAGGAAAATACAAAGTATATATAATAGATGAAGCACATATGCTTACAAAAGAAGCATTCAACGCCCTTTTAAAAACCTTAGAAGAACCACCACCAAGAAACATTTTTATCTTAGCAACAACAGAACTTTACAAAATACCTGAAACCATAAAATCAAGATGTCAAACATTTATATTTAAGCCACCAACAAAAGAGCAGATAAAAAACTATCTTTTGAGAATATTAAACAATGAAAAAATTCCATATGAAGAAGATGCGGTAGAGTTATTAGCCCAAGAGCTTGAAGGTGGTATGAGAGATTCGGCAAGTCTTTTAGACCAAGCAGTAACTTATGCAGAAGGAAAGCTTACAAGAAAAGATGTAGAAGAAATTCTCGGAATAGTTCCATACAGCTATGTACAAAAGTTTTTAAGAAATATTAAAGACTTAAAAGTTGATGAAAACATAAAATTAATTGATACACTTGAAGACGAAGGATATGATATAAACGTATTTTGGAAACAGCTTTTAGAAGCCATTCACAAAACACTTATAGACTTAGCACTTGATAAAGAAGATGAAATTTTTTCAAAAGAAGATTTAAAATCTCTTATTTATTTAAAAACCATTTTCACAAAAACATATTCAGAGGCAAGAACATTTTTTGACCCAAAACAGATTTATCATCTAACAATTTTAAAAACGTTGTATTTAGACAGCATTAAAAGAATAGAGCAGCTTTTTGCTGAAGGCGTTCAAGTTGTCCCTAAAAAAGAACCTGAAGTATTAAAACAAGAAATCAAACCACAAGAAAAACAAGAAACTAAACAACAAGAAGAAATAAAGCCAAAAGAAGAGCAAAAACAGGATTTAAACAAAATCATTAGTCAGATTATAAAAAATGAAAAAGTCATAGCAGTAATAATTAAAAACGCAGAAATTAAAGAAGATGAAAACGCAGTTTACATAAAAGTTAAATCAAAAAGCGAAGAAGACATTTTAAGAGACAATATGAGTATTTTAACTAAATACTTCAGTAAAGAAATATTTATATCGTCTCCGGAAGAAAAAAAAAGTAAAGTTAAAGAATCTAAAAAAGACGAGGCAGTAGAAAAGGTTTTAGAGCTTTTCCCCGGTTCAAAAATAATCACTTACAAAAAGGAGGATGATAATGTTTAA